A single region of the Biomphalaria glabrata chromosome 15, xgBioGlab47.1, whole genome shotgun sequence genome encodes:
- the LOC106067678 gene encoding kidney mitochondrial carrier protein 1-like isoform X2, whose product MEIGSQMAEEEELVHPSHADHAAPSSIKNLSSKDTTLSDPDTPETKPKTFTNGMNDWRPFVYGGLASIAAECGTFPIDTTKTRLQIQGQVMDAQLRDLKYRGMFHAFVRIVREEGPLALYSGLAPALLRQATYGTIKIGVYHSLKRTLVTDPAEETLAINVLCGVVAGMTSSSIANPTDVLKVRMQARGNKSSGYDNIVCSFIKIYKQEGLAGLWRGVGPTAQRAAIVAGVELPVYDAVKKHIISTGYLGDSKGTHFLASFLAGFAGALASNPIDVCKTRMMNQSVNIVTAVPAGGVSISPAKTAIYTSTLDCIVRTVKTEGVTALYKGFIPNWLRLGPWNIIFFMTYEQLKHLY is encoded by the exons CCATGCAGCGCCAAGCTCTATAAAAAACTTATCAAGTAAAGACACTACTCTCTCTGATCCAGATACTCCTGAGACTAAACCAAAGACATTTACAAACGGAATGAATGACTGGAGGCCCTTCGTCTATGGTGGTCTGGCCTCCATAGCAGCAGAATGTG GAACTTTTCCGATTGATACAACCAAGACCAGGTTGCAGATTCAAGGTCAGGTGATGGATGCTCAACTGCGTGACTTAAAGTATCGAGGAATGTTTCATGCCTTTGTCCGGATAGTTAGAGAGGAGGGCCCCCTGGCTTTGTATTCAGG ATTGGCACCAGCTTTACTGAGACAGGCAACTTATGGAACTATCAAGATTGGGGTGTACCATTCACTTAAAAGAACACTTGTAACCGATCCAGCAG AGGAAACTTTAGCCATCAATGTATTGTGTGGTGTTGTTGCTGGTATGACCTCAAGCTCCATAGCCAATCCAACTGATGTTTTGAAG GTGAGAATGCAGGCTCGTGGCAACAAGTCGTCTGGGTACGACAACATTGTGTGTTCGTTTATCAAGATTTACAAACAAGAAGGGCTTGCAGGATTGTGGAGA GGTGTCGGCCCCACAGCCCAGAGAGCTGCCATTGTTGCTGGCGTTGAACTACCAGTTTATGATGCTGTCAAGAAACATATCATTTCTACTGGCTATCTTGGAGACTCTAAAGGAACACATTTTCT GGCAAGTTTTTTGGCAGGTTTTGCTGGTGCCTTGGCTTCCAACCCGATTGATGTTTGTAAG ACTCGAATGATGAATCAGAGTGTCAACATTGTGACGGCAGTCCCAGCTGGGGGAGTGTCAATATCTCCTGCCAAGACTGCTATCTACACCTCCACCTTGGATTGTATAGTCAGA actgtGAAAACGGAAGGAGTTACTGCCCTGTACAAAGGCTTCATTCCCAACTGGTTGAGACTTGGTCCTTGGAATATTATT TTCTTTATGACTTATGAACAATTGAAGCATCTATACTGA
- the LOC106067678 gene encoding kidney mitochondrial carrier protein 1-like isoform X1 → MALHGSTRLSALGRTSSCVCVYVTLCSQLHPSHAAPSSIKNLSSKDTTLSDPDTPETKPKTFTNGMNDWRPFVYGGLASIAAECGTFPIDTTKTRLQIQGQVMDAQLRDLKYRGMFHAFVRIVREEGPLALYSGLAPALLRQATYGTIKIGVYHSLKRTLVTDPAEETLAINVLCGVVAGMTSSSIANPTDVLKVRMQARGNKSSGYDNIVCSFIKIYKQEGLAGLWRGVGPTAQRAAIVAGVELPVYDAVKKHIISTGYLGDSKGTHFLASFLAGFAGALASNPIDVCKTRMMNQSVNIVTAVPAGGVSISPAKTAIYTSTLDCIVRTVKTEGVTALYKGFIPNWLRLGPWNIIFFMTYEQLKHLY, encoded by the exons CCATGCAGCGCCAAGCTCTATAAAAAACTTATCAAGTAAAGACACTACTCTCTCTGATCCAGATACTCCTGAGACTAAACCAAAGACATTTACAAACGGAATGAATGACTGGAGGCCCTTCGTCTATGGTGGTCTGGCCTCCATAGCAGCAGAATGTG GAACTTTTCCGATTGATACAACCAAGACCAGGTTGCAGATTCAAGGTCAGGTGATGGATGCTCAACTGCGTGACTTAAAGTATCGAGGAATGTTTCATGCCTTTGTCCGGATAGTTAGAGAGGAGGGCCCCCTGGCTTTGTATTCAGG ATTGGCACCAGCTTTACTGAGACAGGCAACTTATGGAACTATCAAGATTGGGGTGTACCATTCACTTAAAAGAACACTTGTAACCGATCCAGCAG AGGAAACTTTAGCCATCAATGTATTGTGTGGTGTTGTTGCTGGTATGACCTCAAGCTCCATAGCCAATCCAACTGATGTTTTGAAG GTGAGAATGCAGGCTCGTGGCAACAAGTCGTCTGGGTACGACAACATTGTGTGTTCGTTTATCAAGATTTACAAACAAGAAGGGCTTGCAGGATTGTGGAGA GGTGTCGGCCCCACAGCCCAGAGAGCTGCCATTGTTGCTGGCGTTGAACTACCAGTTTATGATGCTGTCAAGAAACATATCATTTCTACTGGCTATCTTGGAGACTCTAAAGGAACACATTTTCT GGCAAGTTTTTTGGCAGGTTTTGCTGGTGCCTTGGCTTCCAACCCGATTGATGTTTGTAAG ACTCGAATGATGAATCAGAGTGTCAACATTGTGACGGCAGTCCCAGCTGGGGGAGTGTCAATATCTCCTGCCAAGACTGCTATCTACACCTCCACCTTGGATTGTATAGTCAGA actgtGAAAACGGAAGGAGTTACTGCCCTGTACAAAGGCTTCATTCCCAACTGGTTGAGACTTGGTCCTTGGAATATTATT TTCTTTATGACTTATGAACAATTGAAGCATCTATACTGA
- the LOC106067678 gene encoding kidney mitochondrial carrier protein 1-like isoform X3: protein MNDWRPFVYGGLASIAAECGTFPIDTTKTRLQIQGQVMDAQLRDLKYRGMFHAFVRIVREEGPLALYSGLAPALLRQATYGTIKIGVYHSLKRTLVTDPAEETLAINVLCGVVAGMTSSSIANPTDVLKVRMQARGNKSSGYDNIVCSFIKIYKQEGLAGLWRGVGPTAQRAAIVAGVELPVYDAVKKHIISTGYLGDSKGTHFLASFLAGFAGALASNPIDVCKTRMMNQSVNIVTAVPAGGVSISPAKTAIYTSTLDCIVRTVKTEGVTALYKGFIPNWLRLGPWNIIFFMTYEQLKHLY from the exons ATGAATGACTGGAGGCCCTTCGTCTATGGTGGTCTGGCCTCCATAGCAGCAGAATGTG GAACTTTTCCGATTGATACAACCAAGACCAGGTTGCAGATTCAAGGTCAGGTGATGGATGCTCAACTGCGTGACTTAAAGTATCGAGGAATGTTTCATGCCTTTGTCCGGATAGTTAGAGAGGAGGGCCCCCTGGCTTTGTATTCAGG ATTGGCACCAGCTTTACTGAGACAGGCAACTTATGGAACTATCAAGATTGGGGTGTACCATTCACTTAAAAGAACACTTGTAACCGATCCAGCAG AGGAAACTTTAGCCATCAATGTATTGTGTGGTGTTGTTGCTGGTATGACCTCAAGCTCCATAGCCAATCCAACTGATGTTTTGAAG GTGAGAATGCAGGCTCGTGGCAACAAGTCGTCTGGGTACGACAACATTGTGTGTTCGTTTATCAAGATTTACAAACAAGAAGGGCTTGCAGGATTGTGGAGA GGTGTCGGCCCCACAGCCCAGAGAGCTGCCATTGTTGCTGGCGTTGAACTACCAGTTTATGATGCTGTCAAGAAACATATCATTTCTACTGGCTATCTTGGAGACTCTAAAGGAACACATTTTCT GGCAAGTTTTTTGGCAGGTTTTGCTGGTGCCTTGGCTTCCAACCCGATTGATGTTTGTAAG ACTCGAATGATGAATCAGAGTGTCAACATTGTGACGGCAGTCCCAGCTGGGGGAGTGTCAATATCTCCTGCCAAGACTGCTATCTACACCTCCACCTTGGATTGTATAGTCAGA actgtGAAAACGGAAGGAGTTACTGCCCTGTACAAAGGCTTCATTCCCAACTGGTTGAGACTTGGTCCTTGGAATATTATT TTCTTTATGACTTATGAACAATTGAAGCATCTATACTGA
- the LOC106058445 gene encoding UDP-glucuronosyltransferase 2B17-like isoform X1: MPACCRTGTQERRTCPLSAGRPVSFAKFLLFCSVLGLLLFSPKMYEAKKVVMFPSTTRSYILYHSNIAQSLMNLGHDVWLCVPRYLADENLVSNRSIRLLTYDSLSSNDTLTLEEFWQVGNDSIFSLFRRDLKKERYVRKTLADTEFLGQLQSIKPDLFVLELSKKIVNLVVIPYKYSIPFAFVGTMNDPTLTRTYINPSFEPIIYLNLTDNMTFLQRLKSSFLYYYYFLYHPYIDNSVVPVFAPEKERLTINEIVLKAEIFLFEADNVMDYPRVSLPNIKFIGSSSAKPAKRLTGDLKMFADNSTNGIALVSFGSKNLLIPRDILDKMATSFREINLNVIWRIKQISINSSKIITREWFPQNDLLGHPNMKVFISHCGKNGQYEALYHAVPMLCIPLQTDQFYNAERVTVKRFGLSADIRAVSSEQLTNLIQEVATNPKYKVSIQKSSNIYKHLYASSSIEAAFWLDHVMTYGSDHMRSQAQKVPLYQFLNLDILVFAFIICAIAPIILTVLCYKLFFILKKLYIHIFMFLYFITKQIYVYTLMDIIQPYKSKNE, encoded by the exons ATGCCTGCCTGTTGTAGGACAGGGACTCAAGAAAGGAGGACGTGTCCTCTCTCTGCTGGACGTCCG GTTTCCTTTGCCAAGTTTCTCTTGTTCTGTTCAGTGCTAGGGCTGCTGCTCTTTTCTCCGAAGATGTATGAAGCCAAGAAAGTCGTGATGTTTCCCTCGACCACGAGAAGCTACATCCTCTACCACAGCAACATCGCCCAGTCGTTGATGAATCTAGGCCACGACGTCTGGCTGTGCGTGCCTCGCTACCTGGCAGACGAGAATCTGGTCTCCAACAGAAGCATTCGCCTGCTGACGTACGACTCTCTCAGCTCCAATGACACCCTCACCCTGGAAGAGTTCTGGCAGGTCGGGAACGACAGCATCTTCAGTCTCTTCAGACGTGACCTCAAAAAAGAAAGATATGTAAGAAAAACGTTAGCGGACACAGAGTTTCTGGGCCAGCTGCAAAGCATAAAACCGGACCTCTTTGTCTTAGAGCTGTCTAAAAAGATCGTTAACTTGGTGGTCATACCATACAAGTATTCTATTCCGTTTGCCTTCGTTGGGACCATGAATGACCCAACGCTGACCAGAACTTATATCAACCCATCGTTTGAGCCTATTATATATTTGAATTTGACAGACAATATGACGTTTCTGCAGCGACTGAAGTCTTCTTTTCTCTACTACTACTATTTCTTGTATCACCCCTACATCGACAACAGCGTTGTCCCCGTGTTCGCCCCTGAAAAAGAGCGTCTAACCATCAATGAGATCGTCCTGAAGGCGGAGATATTTCTCTTCGAAGCCGACAACGTCATGGATTACCCTCGCGTCTCTTTGCCCAACATAAAATTTATCGGGAGCTCTTCAGCCAAGCCAGCAAAGCGACTTACAGGAGATCTCAAAATGTTTGCTGATAACTCCACCAACGGCATTGCCTTAGTCAGTTTTGGCAGCAAAAATTTACTCATACCACGTGACATTTTAGACAAGATGGCGACCTCTTTTCGAGAGATAAACTTGAATGTAATTTGGAGGATTAAGCAAATATCGATCAACTCCTCAAAGATAATCACCAGAGAGTGGTTTCCCCAGAATGACCTTTTGGGTCATCCCAATATGAAAGTCTTCATTTCCCATTGTGGTAAAAATGGACAGTACGAGGCATTGTACCACGCTGTCCCAATGCTATGCATACCATTACAAACTGACCAATTCTACAATGCAGAACGGGTCACGGTAAAGCGGTTCGGACTTAGCGCTGACATTCGAGCTGTCAGCTCCGAACAATTAACAAATCTCATCCAAGAAGTGGCTACTAACCCCAAGTACAAAGTCAGTATTCAGAAGTCATCAAACATATACAAACACCTTTATGCGTCATCTAGCATCGAGGCTGCCTTCTGGTTGGATCACGTGATGACATATGGCAGCGACCATATGCGGTCACAGGCTCAAAAAGTACCCCTTTACCAATTTCTTAATTTAGACATTCTGGTATTCGCCTTTATAATTTGTGCCATTGCTCCGATAATTCTAACTGTGCTGTGTTATAAATTATTCTTCATATTGAAGAAATTGTACAttcatatttttatgtttttatattttataacgaAACAAATTTATGTGTATACATTAATGGACATTATACAGCCGtacaaaagtaaaaatgaataa
- the LOC106058445 gene encoding UDP-glucuronosyltransferase 2B17-like isoform X2 has product MVFDSLVSFAKFLLFCSVLGLLLFSPKMYEAKKVVMFPSTTRSYILYHSNIAQSLMNLGHDVWLCVPRYLADENLVSNRSIRLLTYDSLSSNDTLTLEEFWQVGNDSIFSLFRRDLKKERYVRKTLADTEFLGQLQSIKPDLFVLELSKKIVNLVVIPYKYSIPFAFVGTMNDPTLTRTYINPSFEPIIYLNLTDNMTFLQRLKSSFLYYYYFLYHPYIDNSVVPVFAPEKERLTINEIVLKAEIFLFEADNVMDYPRVSLPNIKFIGSSSAKPAKRLTGDLKMFADNSTNGIALVSFGSKNLLIPRDILDKMATSFREINLNVIWRIKQISINSSKIITREWFPQNDLLGHPNMKVFISHCGKNGQYEALYHAVPMLCIPLQTDQFYNAERVTVKRFGLSADIRAVSSEQLTNLIQEVATNPKYKVSIQKSSNIYKHLYASSSIEAAFWLDHVMTYGSDHMRSQAQKVPLYQFLNLDILVFAFIICAIAPIILTVLCYKLFFILKKLYIHIFMFLYFITKQIYVYTLMDIIQPYKSKNE; this is encoded by the exons ATGGTATTTGATAGCTTG GTTTCCTTTGCCAAGTTTCTCTTGTTCTGTTCAGTGCTAGGGCTGCTGCTCTTTTCTCCGAAGATGTATGAAGCCAAGAAAGTCGTGATGTTTCCCTCGACCACGAGAAGCTACATCCTCTACCACAGCAACATCGCCCAGTCGTTGATGAATCTAGGCCACGACGTCTGGCTGTGCGTGCCTCGCTACCTGGCAGACGAGAATCTGGTCTCCAACAGAAGCATTCGCCTGCTGACGTACGACTCTCTCAGCTCCAATGACACCCTCACCCTGGAAGAGTTCTGGCAGGTCGGGAACGACAGCATCTTCAGTCTCTTCAGACGTGACCTCAAAAAAGAAAGATATGTAAGAAAAACGTTAGCGGACACAGAGTTTCTGGGCCAGCTGCAAAGCATAAAACCGGACCTCTTTGTCTTAGAGCTGTCTAAAAAGATCGTTAACTTGGTGGTCATACCATACAAGTATTCTATTCCGTTTGCCTTCGTTGGGACCATGAATGACCCAACGCTGACCAGAACTTATATCAACCCATCGTTTGAGCCTATTATATATTTGAATTTGACAGACAATATGACGTTTCTGCAGCGACTGAAGTCTTCTTTTCTCTACTACTACTATTTCTTGTATCACCCCTACATCGACAACAGCGTTGTCCCCGTGTTCGCCCCTGAAAAAGAGCGTCTAACCATCAATGAGATCGTCCTGAAGGCGGAGATATTTCTCTTCGAAGCCGACAACGTCATGGATTACCCTCGCGTCTCTTTGCCCAACATAAAATTTATCGGGAGCTCTTCAGCCAAGCCAGCAAAGCGACTTACAGGAGATCTCAAAATGTTTGCTGATAACTCCACCAACGGCATTGCCTTAGTCAGTTTTGGCAGCAAAAATTTACTCATACCACGTGACATTTTAGACAAGATGGCGACCTCTTTTCGAGAGATAAACTTGAATGTAATTTGGAGGATTAAGCAAATATCGATCAACTCCTCAAAGATAATCACCAGAGAGTGGTTTCCCCAGAATGACCTTTTGGGTCATCCCAATATGAAAGTCTTCATTTCCCATTGTGGTAAAAATGGACAGTACGAGGCATTGTACCACGCTGTCCCAATGCTATGCATACCATTACAAACTGACCAATTCTACAATGCAGAACGGGTCACGGTAAAGCGGTTCGGACTTAGCGCTGACATTCGAGCTGTCAGCTCCGAACAATTAACAAATCTCATCCAAGAAGTGGCTACTAACCCCAAGTACAAAGTCAGTATTCAGAAGTCATCAAACATATACAAACACCTTTATGCGTCATCTAGCATCGAGGCTGCCTTCTGGTTGGATCACGTGATGACATATGGCAGCGACCATATGCGGTCACAGGCTCAAAAAGTACCCCTTTACCAATTTCTTAATTTAGACATTCTGGTATTCGCCTTTATAATTTGTGCCATTGCTCCGATAATTCTAACTGTGCTGTGTTATAAATTATTCTTCATATTGAAGAAATTGTACAttcatatttttatgtttttatattttataacgaAACAAATTTATGTGTATACATTAATGGACATTATACAGCCGtacaaaagtaaaaatgaataa